The following coding sequences are from one Alosa alosa isolate M-15738 ecotype Scorff River chromosome 13, AALO_Geno_1.1, whole genome shotgun sequence window:
- the dbf4 gene encoding protein DBF4 homolog A has translation MKEQERIKINKMLSNALEWGVKIVHIEDMIAYIEKKKPAISTEQKTNPTAVKKTAKQACYGRTSQKHNASRISKPFVKVEDSSRRYRPLYLHMAQMPVCNFNSAPPASPFQIEDKRHSTHGPEGKAHAGKSKHRARERKEKKKGGYCECCGVTYDTLQAHLKGEQHRAFVAGGHYQKLDALIAQLPWVFAREPPAQRVKCSVPISPICVSVVSRDRTEEAGRCDKGGRGGRAQRSPSLGTSCSSQRSPSLGASCSSQRKRIRESLSGKNRDSSEERPYVLESSRSKRGSFMWESCPTLLRALGGDSILHSDKVNDAVATETTPGPQSIKDRNRRRRYRRKRHIPLSSHTGEEKHTDTLGTEAAQSEEMVALSGLEQDSPGESMQHKTAHVTQQDSIQGKPVDITHLDITQQVFIQAKLVGTEKQDSSWGDTEDPTQQDLTEEKPVDTTRQESVQGKPVDVTLQDSILENSVKVTERQPCRTFKSAITRRQQLPVSSKKRPVDSVDREPEQTQNATDLPNPAPNALQDAAQRGTTDAFRPLRRRIRAERSWRRGRSLSVRPLPPGTLGTEEAEGSAQQWQDLWQLFQESDDLQEDFPGFAE, from the exons ATGAAGGAGCAG GAGCGTATTAAGATCAACAAGATGTTGTCGAATGCACTGGAATGGGGAGTGAAAATCGTTCACATAGAAG ACATGATTGCGTATATTGAAAAGAAGAAACCTGCTATTTCTACAGAGCAGAAGACAAACCCTACAGCTGTCAAAAAAACA GCCAAGCAAGCATGTTATGGACGGACTTCTCAGAAACACAATG CTAGCAGAATCAGTAAGCCTTTTGTGAAAGTGGAGGACTCAAGTAG GCGGTACAGACCCCTCTACCTGCACATGGCCCAGATGCCTGTGTGTAACTTCAACTCGGCTCCCCCTGCCAGCCCTTTCCAAATAGAGGACAAGAGACACTCCACACATGG GCCAGAGGGGAAAGCGCACGCCGGCAAAAGCAAACATCGAGCGCGCGAgcggaaagagaagaaaaagggaGGATACTGTGAATGCTGCGGCGTCACATACGACACACTCCAAGCG CATCTGAAAGGAGAGCAGCACCGGGCGTTTGTGGCTGGAGGTCACTACCAGAAGCTGGATGCCCTCATAGCACAGTTACCTTGGGTATTTGCACGAGAGCCACCAGCACAGAG GGTGAAGTGTAGTGTGCCCATCTCACCCATTTGTGTGTCGGTCGTCAGTCGAGACCGAACAGAGGAAGCTGGAAGATGCGACAAAGGAGGACGTGGAGGACGAGCGCAGCGGAGTCCAAGCCTGGGCACATCATGCTCGTCACAGCGGAGTCCGAGCTTGGGCGCATCATGCTCGTCACAGCGAAAGCGAATCAGGGAATCCCTCTCTGGAAAGAACAGAGACTCATCAGAGGAACGTCCTTATGTTCTGGAATCTTCCAGGAGCAAACGGGGCTCCTTCATGTGGGAGTCCTGCCCCACGCTGTTGAGGGCTCTCGGCGGCGACTCCATTTTACACTCGGACAAAGTTAATGATGCAGTTGCCACAGAAACGACGCCTGGACCGCAGAGCATCAAGGACCGGAATCGGAGACGCAGATATCGCAGAAAGAGACATATTCCACTTAGTTCTCACACAGGTgaggaaaaacacacagacactcttggGACTGAAGCTGCACAGAGTGAGGAGATGGTGGCTTTAAGTGGGCTCGAGCAGGACTCTCCAGGTGAGTCCATGCAGCACAAAACTGCCCATGTCACTCAGCAGGACTCTATACAGGGCAAACCTGTAGACATCACGCATTTGGACATTACACAACAGGTGTTCATACAGGCCAAACTTGTAGGTACTGAAAAGCAGGACTCCTCATGGGGGGACACTGAAGACCCCACACAGCAGGACTTGACGGAGGAGAAACCTGTAGACACCACACGACAGGAATCGGTGCAGGGCAAGCCTGTGGACGTTACACTGCAGGACTCGATACTGGAGAATTCTGTGAAGGTCACAGAGCGTCAGCCATGTCGAACTTTCAAATCTGCTATCACAAGACGACAGCAGCTGCCAGTCAGTTCAAAAAAGAGGCCTGTGGATTCTGTAGACCGCGAGCCAGAACAGACTCAAAATGCCACAGATTTGCCAAACCCCGCACCAAATGCACTTCAGGACGCCGCACAGCGTGGGACGACGGATGCCTTCCGCCCCCTGCGGAGGAGAATCCGGGCTGaaaggagctggaggagaggcAGGTCCCTCTCCGTCAGGCCTCTACCCCCTGGGACCCTCGGAACGGAGGAGGCCGAGGGCTCTGCCCAGCAATGGCAGGACCTGTGGCAACTCTTCCAGGAGAGCGATGACCTGCAGGAGGACTTTCCAGGTTTTGCTGAAtaa